tttacattaaaaaatacCATTTATGTCTAGCTTATATGAAATAAACTTATGTTAATGTTTTTCATAAGGGTATACTATTTTCATACTGTGCGGTgtgattttaattgtatttttttcacaaaaatgttGTTATTCTAAACTATACATTGTATTATGTTCGAAACATTACACCAGGTTGATGCTGTAAATGAGGACCAGTTCTCAGTCATctcacctggttaaataaaggttaaataaagaaaataaatatcagTTGGGATCATATATAGTACCTTCtgataaacatgtttttgtcaaAGTGAGAATGATTGATCAAAAACTAGAATCATTCAACACAGTTTAACATATATTTCATTCTGATGATCGGTTTATAAAACAAAGTAGATATACTTCAATCATTTGTTAATACAAGTCTTATTAGACATTATGATGTTAATtacttcattttttatttgatcatcttttaattaaattaaaaaaagaacaatcaaGGCAGTCACGCAATTGTTACCTTTgttatcttaaaaaaataaagaaataaaagtctTAGGTTTTAAAACCAGCTCAGGCTTTCCTGTTTGGAGCATGCACGATCTCCTCCATGTATGGACTGATAAAAATCATTCATCTTAAGCCAAATAGCAATATTATAGATTATTCTTTTTAACCCTCTGTTTGGCAGCCTCAACATCCGACATTAGCTGCTTTAacctgtttgtgttgaaaacatAATCCTTTGTGTTGAGTCAAACCCATAACCCAGCCTTGTTGTATTAAATCAACCTGaccaaaagaaaatgaatacaAAATAGTTTTGATCTGAACGCAGCAGTTCTCAGTTACTGAACACTTACTGAATATATAATTGTCATATTGCTCCAATTAcaggatcagaatcagaatcagaatcagaatcagaaaagctttattgccaagtacgtttttggacatacaaggaatttgttttggcgtagtcggtgcaatacaatacaaattaaaaagtataaacatatctacaatataatataaatatatgtgcacagttttaagtgagtgagagtaagtatagagcagtataagatccaagagcaatacaacagtgcagatgatcattgtgcaagtatggcagtgcaagtaagcaggagtccaagctgagcgtcaatgtaacgcatagagttgcaggttacaggtgtcctgtcagcaaaaaaagggtgggggtggggaagggggagtgtcagtgtggtttccgggctttgttaacaaggctggtggcagatgggaaaaaactgttcttgcggcgtgaggttttggtccggatggaccgcagcctcctgccagaggggagagtttcaaagagtctgtgaccggggtgggagggatcagccagaatcttccctgcccgcttcagggtcctggaggtgtacagttcctggagcgacagtagactgcagccaatcaccttctcagcagaccgaatgacacgctgcagcctgcccttatccttggctgtagcagcggcgtaccagatggtgatggaggaggtgaggatggactcaatgatggctgtgtagaagtgcaccatcatagtctttggcaggttgaatttcttcagctgccgcaggaaggtgtcgtctgcaaacttcagaagcttgacagactggtgactggaggtgcagctgttggtgtacagggagaagagcagaggagagagaacacagccttggggggaaccggtgctgatggtcagggagtcagagacgtgcttccccagcctcacgcgctgcttcctgtcagacaggaagtcagtgatccacctgcaggtggagtcgggcacactcagccgggagagcttctcctgtagcagaactgggacgatggtgttgaaggcagagctgaaatccacaaacaggatcctggcataggttcctgtggagtccaggtgctggaggatgaagtgaagggctaggttgactgcatcatctacagacctgttggctctgtaggcaaactgcagggggtccaggaggagGTCGGCgatgaacgagttctactgccgctttgaaagacaaagggacagtcctgcaaccatcccccacgacaaaCGGGGAGTTTCCACGGCTCTGCTGCCAGCAGGCTGATTATCTCGGAATACCATGACTTTGCAGGCCAACGGGGTGCTCCCAAAATTAGGGACAGACCCTGCTTGCTCACCCTCTCTAGTACAGGTAGTATCATTTCCACTGGGGGGAATGCATACAGGAGTACATTGGGCCATGGATGAGCCGGGGCATCCACTCCCAGCGGAGCATCCTGATCTGTTATGGAAAAGAACAGAGGACAGTGGGCGTTGGCTCTGGTGGCAAAAAGATCTATTGCTGCTGTCCCAAACAGACACCATATCTGCGCCACCACGGAAGGGTGAAAGCCCCCCACCCCCTCAGGGAGGCATCCGTGGATACCACCTTGCGAAAGGTTACTCTCCCTATTGGCGAACCTCGGCACAACAGTCCTGGTTCCCGCCAAGGGCTGAGAGCCGACATACAGGCAGTGGTTATCGTTAGCTTTCTGCTGCGGTGACGCCATGCACACAACCGGTGAGAGCGGGTCCACCGCTGGAACGGGCGCATCTTCAGTAGACCGAGTGGTACTACTGCAATCATAGATGCCATCATACCCATCAATTGTAAGATAGTCTGGAAACATAGTTTGTGTCCCAACTGAAACTGAGCGCTTTTCTGAGAGTTTACCAAAAATCCTAGGGCCTGAATGTGTGACAGAACCCGAGACAGCTGCACTGTCGCCTGCTCTCTGGAACTGGCTATTAAAGCTCAGTCGTCCAGGTATGTTAAAATGCGGACGCCTGTTTCTCTGAGAGGTGCTAGCGCTGCCTCTACACATTTTGTAAAGGTGCGAGACGCTAGAGACAGACCGAAAGGCAGTACGAGGTACTTGTACGCCTTGCCCTCAAAGGCGAATCTCAGAAACTGTCTGTGGTCCGGGTGTATCGCTACGTGAAAGTAAGCGTCTGTCAGGTTGATCGTGGTGAACTAATCGCCCGGGCTGATAGCACTCAGAAGCTGCTTGAGTGTTAACATTTTGAACTTGTATGTTCGGAGGTATTTGTTCAGAACTCTCAAGTCCAGGATTGGACAAAGCCCGCCCCATTTTTCGGAACAACAAAATAACGGCTGTACCAACCTCTGATCATGTCCGACTCGGGAACCGCATGGATAGCTCCTTTTACCAACAGTGTATTTATCTCCTCTCTCAGAACCTCTGCTGCTTGGGCCATTACCGCCGTGTTTACCACGCCAGCAAAGCGGGGTGGTCTCTGGCGAAACTGTAAACGGTAACCCATAGCAACGGTCCTCTCCACCCAAGGTTGGAGTGTGCATGCGCGCCACATATGGAGACGTGAAGCCAGGCAACTGGCCTGCGGCACTGTTGGTGGAACGGTGCTGCCCTCTCCCGACGTGCGAGAGAGGTGCAGCCTCATTTGGCTGACACCTGCAGCCctttgattttgactttttttcatagaaaaaactgtctttattgaaacatttggaGCATCCATACAAACATTTGGAATAACTGCAGTGCTCAGAAACACATTCAACGCAACCAAACTGGGGGCTTTTAGTGCAAATACATTTGTTGGGAAATTGTGCTTGGGAGACTGTGTGGGGGAAACGCAGCGCCTCTTGGGACTAGACAACACCAGCAAAACATCTTTTGGACAGCACTCGCCGAAAACTCCCTGCTCCTGAAACTTCTGAATCCCGAGTCCCACAGCTAGGAGGACTGTGTCTTCTTCTTCCGGAACATCGAGTCCCTCTGGAGCCCCGGAGGAGGACCCCTGCTCCAGCCCGTCTTTCGGGGAGCTTGGCCATGGTTCTGTGGTTGTGCCGTCTGAGGGCTCAAGCTCACGGGCTGCGTCATCCTCTTCGGTGGGGGTGGCGGTACAGCTGGTTTGCGAGTGCCCGAGCTGGATTTGGGTCTCACATCTCGCCTGGGGATGATACTGCGCAGTGCTTCGGTCTGCTTTTTCCTCAGCTCGAATTTCGCCTGTATGGCGTCAAGAGATTGCCCAAACAGCCCGTCGGCTACCAGCGGTTCATCCAGGTAGACGGCTCCATCTCTATCCGGGATGTCGGAGAGCATTAGCCACAGGTGCCTTTGCGCAACCACCGTTGATGCCATCCCTCTGCCCAGTGACAGCGCTGCACAGCGGGATACACGGAGGATATAGTCAGCGGTGATTCTCACCTCATTCAAGAGTGGCATCACAGGATTCTCCGGCGATGTTGTGGCTCCAAGCTCCGCCAAGCGCATAGCTTGGTATGTTTGCAGCATGGTAATGGAGCTCAGGGCACGAGCGGTGGTCGCTTGAGCCCTGTAGATTTTCTCCAATTGAGCAGTGGAGAACCTACAGTGCTTAGACGGAAGCGATGTTGGACCACCCACACCATGATTTTGGGACGGGGCCAGATATGCTGCCAAAGACGGTTCCATAGGCGGAATATTCACCAGTCCGGCTTTTTCGGCACCTTCCAGGTCCAGATTATGTCCATAACCCGGTACCGTGACGCGGGTGGACAATGGTTTGTTCCATGAAGACGTCAACTCAGAGACAAAGTCTGGGAACATGGGTAGATGATGCTTGACTGCGGCCGGCTCCGAGGGGAGATAAAACCATGCGAATCGCGATGGCTTCTCcgcaaagagagaaaaaagacgTGTTGCCCGGGTCTGCTGGCGCAGCAGCCTGACTTGGCAGAGACTCATCCTCATCAGCGGACAGACCATGAACATCCAAACCGATGTCTAGTACGTCCTCCTCTCCCTGACGGGGTTCTAGTTGAAGCTGAGACCGAGTACCTGCATTATCGGCTAACCCATCAACATACTCCATATGGTCTGCCCAGCTGGAAGCGGGGACTTCGACCGAAAAGCCGTCAGAATCGGACGAAACTGGGTTTCCCGCCTCGGAGAGCAGTGGGTCTCGCCGTGAGACAGCAGCCTCTCCCAGCACCTTCTAGGGTCGAGCGACGAAGCAGGCGACAGAACGCACATGCTTCGGGCTCCGCCAACGTTCTGCGAGCGTGAACAATCCCAAGACAGACGGGACAAGCCTCATGCTGGTCCTTCTCATGAAGCGAGAAGCCGCACCCCTGAGGACAGGGACGAATAGAAGACTTCTGCTTCACTTGTGTTAGCTTTGTGCTCATCCCGAACCACAAAGCCAGACCAAACTGCTTGAAATTAGCGCTTCGCGGGCAGACACGCTTACCAGCTGGCAGCAGTGACTCCAACAAAACTCCAACTCCAGCAAAAACAGTTGAACTAGTTCCAAGTAGCCTTTAGAAAGAGACACAGAGCTAACCAGCAGCAGCTAGCTAGCCTGACTCAAAGAGGTGTTCTTAGCGAGGTGAAGAGCGTAAGAACTGAGTAATGACAACGATGGCGGACAGGTATATAATGCAGGCGGGGCCTgtcacctgtcgtcatcacatcatttgcctaggaggcgtgattagaggtggcttcagccaggacacgcagagcgtgatatcccatactcatgtgttgtactgagtgaatcgactgaaagggaacaaatatacataaaaacagcaaaaacaaacaacaaaccaAGAACTAAgttcttaataaataaacattggcaggatttttttgctgaaataaaatctgCCGAAGTGGTATGTTTTATAGAAATTAAGGGCAAAAACATTTATGACTTatgagtaaataaataaaacacgaccgaataaatgaaatatttctagtGTAAACCTCTGCTTTCTCTTACTAAAACAACACAAGCTCCAGGTTCAGAtcttttttaacatgttttgaaATGGATGTCAAGTAAATTTTTCCATCAGATATTTCAATCCCAACATATGATCTGTCTTAAAGACTTACCCCATTAAATCTCATACGTGTTTTACTATTAtcttttaattctcaacaaacCAACGCATATTTGAGTTTCCGATCTAtttattttgtgagatagatTATTGACATACCTGTAAAGTGAAAACCCCCACTTACAACATTGAATGTTAACATTTTTTCCATAGTACAAAGCATTGTTGTTCaagaactaaataaaaaaagttaatcAAAGAAAggttttttcatcattttgttttatgcattttataATTTCCTTatctaaaatgtaaagaaaacagacaaaaaagaaacacagtcAACTTGGTCATGAAGTTTTATGAGTGATATGAACTCATTCTCAGAGTTGAAATGTGTCAGACttatcatttttttgtttctatttttaaaatccaaaatagTCTGGACTGTAAGTtggaacaattttttttttttagatttgacTCTTATATTGACCTGCAACACACTCTTAAAACTAGTGTTCTTTAGGAGTATACCTAATTTTATGTATGCGTTCTCTTGTTACCATGTGCCATAAATTTAGTCTGTTTGCTGTACAATAATTaagataaaaaaaggaaaacaattctgcaggTTGAGTTAACCCCAAGAAAGTTCCTGTGTAAATGAAATGTCAGACAAAATGAAAGCATGGACAATTTTCTtttcctatttgttaaaaaacatactgtctgaataaatatatttttactgaagAATAGCAAAAGTACTTAAATCAGTGGTTTCATTGGTCAGTTTTCACTCACTGACACTCGTTCACCTCATACACACCTAGTCGGATTTTGTCAAGACAACTGTAGTGAATGCATAATGATATGCCGGTTGTATACTAGTTTATACATTGGACATAACGGGATTCCtccctttagttttttttacttttagttcTAAACCTAATAAGgaaagagcaaaacaaaaatgtaaaacatgttttattagtCGTTATATCTTCTTGTGCTTCATGTCTAATGGAGTTCAAGTTGTGCTTTAGGCCCTCTTCCATCTGATGGCAGAGAAAATGGCGTGGAGGAAGTAGAAAAGAGTGGCCACATGGGACATCAcctaaaaacaacacagagttTGAAAATGGTTGGAAATTGGAGGAGAAAACTGAGAGACATACATTTGGAATAacattgatttaaaacaaaagtcctaaataaaagacctgaaatatttcagttagtgtgcaattaatctaaaatatatgaatgttaaattttcatcatgacattatggaaaataattaactttatcacaatatgctaatattttgagaaggacctgtatatctctgtgatgccctgtgatggactggcgacctgtccagggtgtaccctgcctctcgcccgtagactgctggagataggcaccagctccccgcaacccactatgtaATAAGCGATATagaaaaagatgaataaatgaCTTTATTGATGGAGAAATgaacttgttacagcagctcttagtaacacacaagTAGGGTGCAGACAGTtatgaaaaaggtttaatcAAAGAATAAGCAAGGTAAATAGGCAagataaatgtgcaaaaacagattttacaatAGAATGAGACAAAAACCACAACcactaatttattattattatgctctacaaataaatgtattttttatttaaactttgtccagaatgtaaacattttagtgttggtaagttgttaaaagttttaccaataaatgtaattaaatggTATCTGTCATTatcaataatttatttacagtgttatatttttttgtatctatgaacatagaaaaaaaaatagaactaTTTAAATGGCTGATATataaacaagaataaaatgaaaagataataaaactaaaacattttaaggaaaacaatCTTATAAGCCATCAGGAAAATGTAAAAGAGGTAAATAAAGACCATGTGCAGTTATATACAGTAGAGACAGAGGGTTTAACCCTCTGGCTCTATTTTTACGGCTTCATAGCTCTGTGTTAATTATTTACATCCTTAATCATAAAGGTGTGTTAGGTGTGGTTGGTGGCTTGGCTTAAAAGAAATGTACAAAAAGCTTTTCAAGCCTTTGAAACAGCAATATTTGCACAACTGATGGAAACTtagtaacatttaatttcaagaCGGTTTTGCAACAATGTATGACTTTTCCATTATACTAGAAGTTCCTCAATGATGTTGAACAAACTGTGTAGATTTGTAGTTTCTATAAAAGTGCAGGGACAAACAGATGAGATTTTGTAACAGAGTTTTTTGTCTTAAGGGAGGGAAGGCTGTTTTGCTGTTAGACTTGTGGACTTCCTGTCTTTATATTTAGTGTTCTGCTGATACAGTGGATCTCTAAGGTGCAGACACCATGTCATGttaaattactgtttttttgtgaTTCATCTTGCACAGttcaattgaaaaacaaatatgtctgaatgggaaaaaataaatagcatAATTTGTGCATTCACTTTGGAAACATTCCCTACATCTTTTGAGgatatctcggggtcttgttcacgagtgagggaagaatggagcgacagacggatcggtgcagctgccacagtaatgggggcactgtgccggtccgttgtggtgaagagagataaaaaactgtaattgtctttatttttaattagctgTGTTTTGCATACCACAGCAGAAATGTCCAGTCGGTAGATCTTTAAACTCTCAAATGTCGCTGAAGAGTTTTCCTGAATTGTGATGTAGGCTAAAACCACCGATGCACTGAGGTAGAAAACCACCGCCAAGAAATGGAAACCCGTATCCTGCAAGAGGAGAAAAGACTGTCAACATTGAATCACTGTCAGTAATTATATGgtaatttatgtaaatattattgCATATACAAACTTAGCACAAAGCGTGAGGAAATGTTtcattggtttatttttttctttgttgtaacaGTGCTGCTTGGAAATGTCCCTTTATTTATTGtgtaaggtgtgtgtgtgtgtgtgtgtgtgtgtgtgtgtgtgtgtgtgtgtgtgtgtgtgtctctaaCCAGGCCAGGCCAAAAGTTGCTCTGATTTCCTCCACAGGCAAAGATGAATAACCACAGAGTCGTCCCAATGAAGCAGAAGATGGACACAAACATTACCCAGCCCAGAGGATTGTCCGGGGTGATTCGAGTCGAGGCCACCAGGGTCCACACCAAACCCCCAATGACCTGCAAGGTTGTACAAGGGAAATAGGAGATGTTTGAAGCTCCAAATCTGATTTCTACATAACGGTAAAGAtccaaaaaaactatttaatgcAATCAAATTTGATTATGAAAAATTAgtaaatacttattttttcatttgcCTCATATCTACCAGAAAAAAATGGCACAGTTTGTTTGGGGGATAAATCTTcctttaaaattactttttgttGAAGTGTTAGTAAAGATATTTCAATGGATGTAATGTATATGATatagaaatattatttcaaaaaattaaaacaataaatgtgatAAATTTATAAGAAATTGATGCAGGAAGCCTACATTGTATTCCCTAATTAAACccggataaaaaaaaaaaagcttaaatccTAAATTTCCCAAATGCATTTGAACAATTTTTATATATTCATATTACTTGGATGTTCATGAATAAACAATGTAAGGCAAAACTTTAGGCTGTAAAAagctcacacaaacacatacacacttaGATATGCACAGAGTTGCCACTATTCTGTGTATTGTTTCGTTTGTTCTCTCCTCCTTTGACAAACATTGGTCTGAAAAGATCCTTTGGATATAAACATTAAGTTGCGGCAAATGCTCATTAATCAGAAAGACTTTCTTATCcttctttaaacatttagatttttatctcTACATGAAATACAATGCTTATAAAGGCAATTAACTTgtttaaaaaagatatttttataaGTCATAACATATCAAGTAtaagtataaaaaaaatttaaaactactaAATGAATGTTTCCTTTTCTGCAGCTACCTTAgtgaaaatgtttccttttattaGAACAGAATTAATAGAACATAACATTGTATCTCTGACTCCTGGATGGGGCTGTGGAAATAAAGGATTCTAGGCTCCATTCTTTAAATTCCTTCACAGACTTTGGTGTTTCAGCCAGAATGCACTAAAAAATACTGTTTAGGGGTGAAGCTGgattaaatacaggtccttctcaaaatattagcatattgtgataaagttcattattttccataatgtcatgataaaaatttaacattcatatattttagattcattgcacactaactgaaatatttcaggtcttttattgtcttaatacggatgattttggcatacagctcatgaaaacccaaaattcctatctcacaaaattagcatatttcatccgaccaataaaagaaaagtgtttttaatacaaaaaacgtcaaccttcaaataatcatgtacagttatgcactcaatact
This genomic stretch from Girardinichthys multiradiatus isolate DD_20200921_A chromosome 22, DD_fGirMul_XY1, whole genome shotgun sequence harbors:
- the LOC124859375 gene encoding myelin and lymphocyte protein-like gives rise to the protein MASTTSGDVLPTGSRIFINFPDLLFIPEWVIGGLVWTLVASTRITPDNPLGWVMFVSIFCFIGTTLWLFIFACGGNQSNFWPGLDTGFHFLAVVFYLSASVVLAYITIQENSSATFESLKIYRLDISAVVMSHVATLFYFLHAIFSAIRWKRA